A stretch of Vigna angularis cultivar LongXiaoDou No.4 chromosome 4, ASM1680809v1, whole genome shotgun sequence DNA encodes these proteins:
- the LOC108322308 gene encoding uncharacterized protein LOC108322308 — MWFCPNHATPFEKVLVPSVSATSWRRSHGVSATANQKGGKLGHTLLGVIRSNSTPIPKLAEQEGEISGSDVLWALQRASARKKKNRKNKKEHRRDESSVASLTEQSAANYTNIRPLSINANWAAKLEDLDKRLRELSDTI; from the coding sequence ATGTGGTTTTGTCCAAACCACGCCACTCCCTTTGAGAAGGTTCTCGTTCCCTCCGTCTCCGCCACCTCATGGAGGCGGAGCCACGGCGTCTCCGCCACCGCCAACCAAAAAGGTGGGAAATTGGGGCACACCCTTCTGGGCGTTATCCGTTCCAATTCGACTCCAATTCCGAAACTAGCAGAACAAGAAGGAGAGATCAGTGGGTCAGATGTACTTTGGGCACTGCAGAGAGCGAGTGCtcggaagaagaagaacaggaAGAATAAGAAAGAGCATCGGAGGGACGAATCCTCTGTGGCCTCTCTCACCGAACAATCTGCTGCTAATTACACCAACATTCGTCCACTCTCCATAAATGCAAATTGGGCTGCTAAATTGGAGGACTTGGATAAACGTCTTCGTGAGCTTTCTGATACAATTTGA